A window of Thunnus thynnus chromosome 17, fThuThy2.1, whole genome shotgun sequence contains these coding sequences:
- the LOC137168665 gene encoding putative nuclease HARBI1: MTAAADHSTYVDSAELGLCSTHCLRREDARARCTIFTARAAVSSLQPGDAENLSKNTVCNAIHKVELLDVVVMFPGHLPTQSIKEIAGFPRVIGALDCTHIPISACQAENEVDYVNRKSFYSPNVQGCSVECRWVTGSTPASPF; encoded by the exons atgacggcggcagctgatcacagcACATATGTGGACTCTGCTGAGCTTGGTTTATGCTCGACGCACTGTCTCCGGCGAGAGGATGCGCGCGCAAGGTGCACAATTTtcactgccagagcagctgtttcctctctgcagcctg GTGACGCAGAGAACCTCAGCAAAAATACAGTCTGCAATGCTATTCATAAGGTGGAGCTACTGGACGTCGTCGTCATGTTCCCTGGCCACTTGCCCACACAATCCATAAAAGAGATAGCAG GGTTCCCCAGAGTGATTGGTGCCTTAGACTGCACCCATATACCCATCTCTGCATGTCAGGCTGAGAATGAGGTGGATTATGTAAATCGCAAATCATTCTACAGCCCTAATGTTCAG GGCTGTTCAGTGGAGTGTCGCTGGGTGACAGGGAGTACGCCTGCCAGCCCTTTTTGA